In one window of Candidatus Sulfuricurvum sp. RIFRC-1 DNA:
- a CDS encoding DUF2238 domain-containing protein, translating to MKLKSALFTLYIAVWLILAIDPWYRDDWLLENLLVFIALPIILWCEKRFGFSEPSVWMLFIFFVLHGIGAHYTYSEMPFFTPFTEFFGFERNHYDRVIHFLFGFLLFLPFLELFFSFEKSVKNTFTFTLVFLIAASGFYEVIEWIATQMTHADLGTAFLGIQGDEWDAQKDMACGYLGVLISAAIYYRKIIPKH from the coding sequence ATGAAACTCAAATCTGCACTTTTTACCCTTTACATTGCTGTATGGCTAATTTTAGCTATTGATCCATGGTATCGTGATGATTGGCTGTTGGAAAATCTTTTGGTATTTATTGCTCTGCCGATTATTCTTTGGTGTGAGAAGCGGTTTGGTTTTTCTGAGCCAAGTGTTTGGATGCTCTTTATCTTTTTTGTTTTGCATGGAATAGGTGCACACTATACCTACAGTGAAATGCCTTTTTTTACCCCATTTACTGAATTTTTCGGATTTGAACGAAATCATTACGACCGTGTAATCCACTTTTTATTCGGGTTCTTACTCTTTTTACCCTTCTTAGAACTGTTTTTCTCATTCGAAAAATCGGTTAAAAATACGTTTACTTTTACTCTTGTTTTTCTGATCGCTGCATCCGGTTTCTATGAAGTGATAGAATGGATCGCTACACAAATGACTCATGCTGATCTTGGAACAGCTTTTTTAGGTATACAAGGAGATGAATGGGATGCACAAAAAGATATGGCATGCGGATATCTTGGGGTTTTGATTTCAGCAGCCATTTATTACCGCAAAATTATCCCAAAACACTAA
- a CDS encoding glycine zipper 2TM domain-containing protein: protein MKTLAAVAFTSMIILGGCAQSGVAEVDADASKYMLSSQSGVITDVKPVVVKDSGGGGAIGGISGAVIGSTMGGGRGSVLTMLAGGLVGLYAGNEIGKSNAQELSVTLDDKQEVIVISKGTEFGVGQRVKIIKRNGQIYNVELAK, encoded by the coding sequence ATGAAAACGTTAGCAGCAGTAGCATTTACGAGCATGATTATTTTAGGCGGTTGTGCACAATCAGGTGTTGCAGAAGTTGATGCGGATGCGTCAAAATATATGTTGTCATCACAATCGGGTGTCATAACGGATGTCAAACCAGTAGTTGTGAAAGATTCCGGTGGCGGTGGAGCCATAGGAGGTATTAGCGGAGCGGTGATCGGTTCTACCATGGGAGGTGGAAGAGGTTCTGTTTTAACAATGTTAGCGGGTGGATTGGTCGGTTTATATGCCGGAAATGAAATCGGAAAATCGAATGCACAGGAACTATCGGTCACTTTGGATGATAAACAAGAGGTTATTGTGATCTCAAAAGGGACGGAATTCGGAGTTGGTCAACGGGTAAAAATTATTAAGCGAAACGGCCAAATTTATAATGTAGAGTTGGCAAAATAA
- a CDS encoding ATP-binding protein: protein MRQIGRTNGEFGLIEEGDKILVALSGGKDSLTMVHAMREQQRRAPFKFEILAVTVTYGMGEDLSALIAHCAEHGIPHEIHETNTYEIAGEKIRQNSSFCSFFSRMRRGALYSAAEKFGCNKVALGHHLDDSAESFFMNLIYNGQMRALAPKYKAGNGLIVIRPLIQLRERQLAACALENEMPTIGDEACPAMRFDVKMPHARASMKKMLFEMEEKYPDLFVSINSAFGHISDETFFDPKRFAL from the coding sequence ATGCGCCAAATCGGGCGTACAAATGGTGAATTCGGTCTTATCGAAGAGGGTGATAAAATTCTGGTTGCTCTTAGCGGCGGTAAAGATTCCCTTACGATGGTACATGCGATGCGCGAACAGCAACGTCGTGCCCCATTTAAATTTGAGATACTGGCCGTGACAGTGACGTATGGGATGGGGGAAGATCTCTCTGCCCTAATCGCACATTGTGCCGAGCATGGGATTCCTCATGAAATTCATGAGACCAATACGTATGAGATCGCGGGTGAGAAAATTCGCCAGAACTCTTCGTTTTGCAGTTTCTTTTCACGTATGCGCAGAGGTGCATTGTACAGTGCGGCAGAGAAATTCGGATGCAATAAAGTAGCCCTTGGCCATCATCTCGATGATAGTGCAGAGAGCTTTTTTATGAATCTAATTTACAACGGTCAGATGAGAGCGCTTGCTCCCAAATACAAAGCAGGCAACGGGCTAATCGTTATCCGTCCTTTGATACAGCTGCGTGAACGTCAGCTTGCTGCCTGTGCCTTGGAAAATGAGATGCCGACCATCGGTGATGAAGCATGTCCAGCCATGCGGTTTGATGTCAAAATGCCTCATGCCAGAGCAAGTATGAAAAAAATGCTCTTTGAGATGGAAGAGAAATATCCTGATCTATTTGTTTCGATCAACTCCGCATTCGGTCATATCAGCGATGAAACTTTTTTTGATCCTAAGCGTTTTGCTTTATAA
- a CDS encoding A/G-specific adenine glycosylase, translating into MSTPQQLLLAWYKINGRHDLPWRTTDNPYHIYLSEIMLQQTQVKTVLERFYFPFLQRFPTLQNVADSELDDVLKMWEGLGYYTRAKNLHNAARTCNGTLPTNAHDLMQLSGIGRSTAHAIAAFAFDEALPILDANVKRILHRYFALCERHEKKLWEYAYTLFDPLHPFEYNQAMMDLGSSLCLPKKPLCDLCPFEQTCQGKFDPLSYPEPKIKTIKPIRFRNIIVNKKEELYALTQRTERFLHGLWGFYESEKPLRTPFKHLGHITQSYSHFTLEADVYLSFEDMNEEGLEWFDLREIAQLSLSRADHKVLEFIKQNA; encoded by the coding sequence ATGTCTACCCCGCAACAATTGCTTCTAGCATGGTATAAAATCAATGGCCGTCATGATCTCCCATGGCGAACCACGGATAATCCCTATCACATCTACCTCAGTGAAATCATGCTTCAGCAAACGCAGGTCAAAACGGTGTTAGAGCGGTTTTATTTCCCGTTTTTACAAAGGTTCCCGACATTGCAAAATGTAGCAGATTCCGAGCTGGATGATGTTCTAAAAATGTGGGAGGGACTTGGATATTATACTAGGGCTAAAAACCTCCATAATGCCGCTAGGACGTGCAACGGTACACTCCCGACTAATGCTCACGATTTAATGCAGCTTAGCGGTATAGGGCGATCCACTGCCCACGCTATTGCCGCCTTTGCTTTTGATGAAGCGTTACCTATCCTCGATGCCAACGTAAAGAGGATACTGCACCGCTATTTCGCTCTTTGCGAACGCCATGAAAAAAAGCTCTGGGAATATGCTTACACCCTTTTTGATCCTCTTCATCCCTTTGAATACAATCAGGCGATGATGGATCTCGGTTCATCACTTTGTTTGCCGAAAAAGCCGCTCTGCGATCTCTGTCCATTTGAACAAACATGCCAAGGAAAGTTCGATCCCCTCTCCTATCCCGAACCAAAAATAAAAACGATCAAACCGATCCGATTCCGCAATATCATTGTCAATAAAAAAGAAGAGTTATACGCACTAACACAACGTACGGAGCGATTTTTACACGGTTTATGGGGATTTTATGAGTCTGAAAAGCCGCTTCGTACACCATTTAAACATTTAGGACATATCACCCAAAGCTACAGCCATTTTACCCTCGAAGCGGACGTTTATCTAAGTTTTGAGGATATGAATGAAGAAGGGCTTGAATGGTTCGATCTTAGAGAGATCGCACAGCTATCACTCAGCCGAGCCGATCATAAAGTGCTTGAATTTATAAAGCAAAACGCTTAG
- a CDS encoding type II toxin-antitoxin system Phd/YefM family antitoxin gives MTITPSKLRENLYNILDSVIETKEPLEVKRNGQILMIVPEHKKSRLKAIQPKKITSCSDDELMNTSWEGEWKPFI, from the coding sequence ATGACCATTACACCCTCAAAATTGAGAGAAAATCTCTATAATATACTTGATTCTGTGATTGAAACCAAAGAACCGTTGGAAGTGAAACGAAACGGGCAAATTTTAATGATTGTTCCAGAACATAAAAAAAGCCGGCTTAAGGCGATTCAACCTAAAAAAATTACTTCATGCAGTGACGATGAACTCATGAATACGTCTTGGGAGGGTGAATGGAAACCCTTTATTTAG
- the ileS gene encoding isoleucine--tRNA ligase — protein MDYKETLLLPQTEFPMRGNLVQNEPARYSAWIANDVYGKMKANRKGAESFTLHDGPPYANGHTHIGHALNKVLKDIIVKYHYFNGKSVRFTPGWDCHGLPIEQQVEKKLGGKQKKELLSTAEVRQMCRDHASEFVDIQRAEFKKLGVIADWDNPYLTMDSKFEANIYRTLCAVAKKGLLIERSKPVYWSWAERTALAEAEVEYEDKEDYSIYVAFELSDEAKVRAGIEGNAAIIIWTTTPWTLPANTGISLNPDEIYVRTSDGYIVAEKRYNALIEEGVFSGSVVQKIEAKKFENLYAINPLNGRGSHLVLGEHVLMENGSGCVHTAPGHGEDDYRIGLRYNLEVVMPVDETGCYDQSVVREKLLPNPEEFVGKHIFKCNEPIIELLGDKALKVSKFRHSYPHCWRSHTPLIYRATKQWFISVDGTPLGETKTLREIAQAEVAKTAFYPESGRNRLGSMVENRPDWCISRQRDWGVPIAFFRVKATGEVILEEKVLNFIAMIFEMHSTDAWYSMSIEELLYPGCSYKADELEKVSDILDVWFDSGSTWNAVLKSRNYDAGEYPADLYIEGSDQHRGWFQSSLFLSTAVEHIAPYKALLTHGFTVDEKGEKMSKSKGNVVAPESVLKEYGSEILRLWVAMSDYQGDLKISGNILKQTADQYRKLRNTFRIMLANLDGLETIVPYSEMGEIDKWIVAKAKEVFDETHRLFGEYNFVHGMSGLNYFIVNELSGVYIDITKDRMYCDASSSAERRSTQSAMAIISRSMLGLIAPILTYTADEIFENAPSVIKGSCTDIFDITYRSIEAVDSNWDEATMKVIREKFNEIVDGLKKEKVIKNTLELVISTTSTVAKAMKKADIEEYLVISKWCACELKDVLGTFDYEGDTFNIALASKAKCPRCWKYHSEDEQSLCPRCAQVVA, from the coding sequence ATGGATTATAAAGAGACCCTCCTTCTACCTCAGACCGAGTTTCCGATGCGCGGAAATTTGGTTCAAAATGAGCCTGCACGCTATAGCGCGTGGATTGCGAACGATGTTTACGGCAAGATGAAAGCCAATCGTAAAGGTGCCGAGAGCTTCACATTGCATGATGGACCTCCGTATGCCAACGGCCATACACATATCGGTCACGCCCTCAATAAAGTACTTAAAGATATTATTGTCAAATACCATTACTTCAACGGTAAATCGGTTCGTTTTACTCCGGGATGGGACTGTCACGGATTGCCGATCGAGCAGCAAGTGGAGAAAAAGCTGGGCGGAAAGCAGAAAAAAGAGCTTCTCAGCACCGCAGAAGTACGCCAGATGTGTCGCGATCATGCGAGTGAATTTGTCGATATTCAACGCGCGGAGTTTAAAAAACTGGGTGTTATTGCGGACTGGGATAATCCGTATTTGACCATGGACTCGAAGTTTGAAGCGAACATCTACCGTACTTTGTGCGCTGTAGCGAAAAAAGGGCTATTGATCGAGCGTTCTAAACCGGTGTATTGGAGCTGGGCGGAGCGGACGGCACTTGCCGAAGCGGAAGTAGAATACGAAGATAAAGAGGACTATTCGATCTATGTCGCGTTTGAACTCAGCGATGAGGCTAAGGTACGAGCAGGGATCGAGGGGAACGCCGCCATCATTATCTGGACGACGACTCCGTGGACACTGCCTGCGAATACGGGGATCTCTCTCAATCCTGATGAGATCTATGTGCGGACCAGTGACGGTTACATCGTTGCCGAGAAACGGTACAACGCCCTTATCGAAGAGGGTGTATTTTCAGGGAGTGTCGTTCAAAAAATCGAAGCGAAAAAATTTGAAAACCTTTATGCGATCAACCCTCTAAACGGTCGCGGTTCTCATTTGGTTCTCGGCGAGCATGTTTTGATGGAGAACGGTTCAGGATGTGTTCACACTGCACCGGGACATGGGGAAGATGACTATCGTATCGGTCTTCGTTATAACCTCGAAGTCGTAATGCCGGTTGATGAGACAGGGTGTTACGATCAGAGCGTGGTTCGCGAAAAACTTCTCCCGAATCCCGAAGAGTTCGTCGGTAAACACATCTTTAAATGCAATGAACCGATCATCGAATTGCTCGGAGATAAAGCACTTAAAGTATCGAAATTTCGTCACTCCTATCCGCACTGCTGGCGTTCTCATACTCCGCTCATTTACCGTGCGACGAAGCAATGGTTTATCAGTGTAGACGGCACACCTCTGGGCGAGACAAAAACACTTCGTGAAATCGCACAGGCTGAAGTCGCTAAAACAGCGTTTTATCCGGAATCCGGACGTAACCGCTTAGGATCAATGGTTGAAAACCGTCCTGACTGGTGTATCTCTCGCCAGCGTGATTGGGGAGTTCCTATCGCATTTTTCCGTGTCAAAGCGACGGGGGAAGTGATTTTAGAAGAGAAAGTGCTTAACTTTATCGCGATGATTTTCGAGATGCACAGCACCGATGCGTGGTACTCGATGAGTATCGAAGAGCTTCTCTATCCGGGATGCTCGTACAAAGCGGATGAACTTGAAAAAGTGTCCGACATTCTCGATGTTTGGTTTGACAGCGGTTCGACATGGAATGCGGTGCTTAAATCACGTAACTATGATGCGGGAGAATATCCGGCTGATTTGTACATCGAAGGCTCTGACCAGCATCGCGGATGGTTCCAATCCTCTCTCTTTTTAAGTACGGCAGTGGAACATATTGCTCCGTACAAAGCACTTTTGACTCACGGTTTCACCGTCGATGAGAAGGGTGAGAAGATGTCAAAATCCAAAGGGAATGTCGTTGCTCCCGAATCGGTTCTCAAAGAATACGGGTCAGAAATTTTGCGTCTATGGGTTGCAATGAGTGACTATCAAGGTGATTTAAAAATCTCCGGTAATATCCTCAAGCAGACAGCCGATCAATACCGAAAACTGCGCAATACGTTCCGTATTATGTTGGCGAATCTTGATGGATTGGAAACCATCGTTCCCTACAGTGAAATGGGTGAGATCGATAAATGGATCGTGGCAAAAGCTAAAGAGGTATTTGACGAGACGCATCGACTTTTCGGGGAATATAACTTCGTTCACGGGATGAGCGGATTGAACTATTTTATTGTCAATGAACTCAGCGGTGTTTACATCGATATTACCAAAGACCGTATGTATTGTGACGCTTCCTCTTCTGCTGAGCGTCGCTCGACACAGAGTGCTATGGCGATCATTTCCCGTTCTATGCTCGGACTTATCGCTCCGATTTTGACTTATACCGCTGATGAGATTTTTGAGAATGCTCCATCGGTTATTAAGGGATCATGCACGGATATTTTTGATATCACTTATAGATCAATCGAAGCAGTTGATAGCAACTGGGACGAAGCGACCATGAAAGTGATCCGTGAAAAGTTCAATGAGATTGTGGACGGATTGAAAAAAGAGAAAGTGATTAAAAACACCCTTGAACTCGTAATATCAACGACTTCTACAGTGGCAAAAGCGATGAAAAAAGCCGATATTGAAGAGTATCTGGTTATCTCTAAATGGTGTGCCTGTGAACTCAAAGATGTTTTAGGGACGTTTGACTACGAAGGGGACACATTCAATATTGCCCTAGCATCCAAAGCTAAATGTCCAAGATGCTGGAAATATCATAGTGAAGACGAACAGTCATTATGTCCACGTTGTGCGCAGGTAGTTGCGTAA
- a CDS encoding DUF3137 domain-containing protein, protein MKSVSELTDFYYKELYPSTNELEETRKRIISQLKWYGGMGIVAFAVVALWMGKSFGLLHPLSIAVVFGFIILASITYRAMTSGYAQDFKTRIITPLIHAIDPHLLYNPGFMISRHLFERSDLFQHSIDRYSGNDYVKGSIDGVPLEFSDVHAEYQTRDSKGRTQWHTLFRGLFLVAEFNKHFKAKTIILPDQAEKSFGSLIGGWLQSINFSRNDLIRMDDPEFEKHFVVYGSDPIEARYILTHSMMKRLLDFQRRVSHPLFVSFVHNHIHVGIGTEKDLFEPAVFTSLLDYKQAMEYVNTLQNTIGLVKELKLNEKLWSKE, encoded by the coding sequence ATGAAATCCGTTTCGGAACTGACCGATTTTTATTACAAAGAGCTATACCCCTCTACTAATGAGCTTGAAGAGACCCGAAAACGGATCATATCTCAGCTCAAATGGTATGGAGGAATGGGAATCGTCGCTTTTGCCGTCGTTGCTTTGTGGATGGGGAAAAGTTTCGGTCTTTTGCATCCTCTCTCGATAGCCGTCGTCTTTGGTTTTATCATACTTGCATCGATCACCTACCGTGCTATGACATCGGGATATGCCCAAGACTTTAAAACTCGCATCATCACCCCCCTAATCCATGCCATCGATCCGCATCTCCTCTACAATCCCGGTTTTATGATTTCCCGACACCTGTTTGAACGGAGTGATCTGTTCCAACACTCCATAGACCGTTACAGCGGAAACGATTACGTCAAAGGCTCGATTGACGGAGTACCGCTTGAATTTTCCGATGTCCATGCCGAATACCAAACTCGAGATTCCAAAGGGCGTACCCAATGGCACACCCTCTTCCGGGGGCTCTTTCTCGTTGCCGAATTCAACAAACACTTCAAAGCTAAAACGATTATCCTCCCCGACCAAGCTGAAAAAAGTTTCGGTTCCCTTATCGGAGGATGGCTTCAATCAATCAATTTTTCCCGTAATGATCTTATCCGTATGGATGATCCTGAATTTGAGAAACATTTTGTTGTGTATGGAAGTGATCCCATCGAAGCCCGTTATATCCTCACCCACTCGATGATGAAACGGCTCTTGGATTTTCAACGTCGTGTTTCACATCCGCTGTTTGTCTCTTTTGTCCATAATCATATCCATGTCGGAATCGGCACAGAAAAAGATCTGTTTGAACCAGCGGTTTTTACCTCGTTGCTCGATTATAAACAGGCGATGGAATACGTTAACACACTTCAAAATACGATTGGATTGGTAAAAGAATTAAAACTCAATGAAAAGTTGTGGAGTAAAGAGTAA
- a CDS encoding PIN domain-containing protein, protein METLYLDTHIVVWLRQKELEKFSKRALDAIENAHTLLISPMVMMELKYLQEIGRLTDTPYNILGDLNAMIDLRVDEVEMFDVIKKSLSLEWTRDPFDRIIVANAMARDYPLLTKDEKILTHFEGAFFD, encoded by the coding sequence ATGGAAACCCTTTATTTAGACACCCATATCGTCGTATGGCTTCGGCAGAAAGAGTTGGAGAAATTTTCAAAAAGAGCATTGGATGCGATAGAAAATGCTCATACATTATTGATCTCTCCGATGGTGATGATGGAGCTGAAATATTTGCAGGAGATCGGTCGCCTCACCGATACCCCGTATAATATTCTCGGTGATCTAAATGCAATGATCGATTTACGGGTCGATGAGGTGGAAATGTTTGACGTTATCAAAAAGAGTCTCTCATTGGAATGGACACGTGACCCGTTTGATCGTATTATCGTTGCAAATGCAATGGCACGAGATTATCCACTGCTTACGAAAGATGAGAAGATTTTGACCCATTTTGAGGGGGCATTTTTCGACTAA
- a CDS encoding LemA family protein has product MQIFLIILGVVALIAILMYNSLIGKKNQVENIFAGVDAVLKKRFDLIPNLVASVSQYMEHEKGTLEKVTEYRAQAMKPGISDDQKIALDAKLTSALGAINIAMEAYPDLKANENVMHLQRSLNEIEEQISAARRAYNQAVTDLNNAIEMFPTNIVAGWMNLQRRAVFEITVTERQNVDVNALFNR; this is encoded by the coding sequence ATGCAAATATTTCTCATTATTCTGGGCGTCGTAGCCCTTATCGCTATTTTGATGTACAACTCTCTCATCGGTAAAAAAAATCAGGTTGAAAACATTTTCGCCGGAGTCGATGCGGTACTCAAAAAACGGTTCGACCTCATCCCGAATCTCGTTGCATCGGTTTCACAATATATGGAACATGAAAAAGGGACGTTGGAAAAAGTGACCGAATACCGTGCACAGGCGATGAAGCCGGGAATCAGTGATGATCAAAAAATTGCTCTCGATGCCAAACTCACCTCTGCCCTCGGCGCGATCAATATCGCGATGGAAGCCTATCCCGATCTCAAAGCCAACGAAAACGTCATGCACTTGCAACGCTCACTCAATGAAATCGAAGAGCAGATCTCCGCTGCACGACGTGCTTATAACCAAGCGGTCACCGATCTCAATAATGCTATCGAAATGTTCCCAACCAATATTGTGGCAGGATGGATGAATCTACAACGACGAGCGGTATTTGAAATCACCGTTACTGAGCGACAAAATGTTGATGTTAATGCCCTTTTTAATCGATGA
- a CDS encoding 5'-methylthioadenosine/adenosylhomocysteine nucleosidase has product MQIAIMGAMREEIDPILAALGDYTSEEHAGNIFYRAQYAGHDLVIAYSKIGKVFSAITASVMLERYGCKALLFSGVAGGISKDLKIGDLIMASQLCQHDVDITAFGHPDGFIPESSVMIESDADLRSLASEIAIDMGVDLYEGIIATGDQFVASPERKAWIEKTFNADALEMEGASVACVCHNFGVPFFVLRSISDSADGDAGVDFDTFLQSSAQVSAKFILEMVKRIGD; this is encoded by the coding sequence ATGCAAATAGCCATTATGGGCGCAATGCGTGAAGAGATCGATCCGATTTTAGCTGCACTCGGTGATTACACGAGCGAAGAACATGCCGGAAATATATTTTACCGTGCACAGTACGCAGGGCATGATCTTGTCATTGCCTATTCAAAAATCGGGAAAGTCTTTTCGGCGATTACCGCTTCGGTAATGCTGGAGCGTTACGGTTGCAAAGCACTTCTATTTAGCGGTGTCGCCGGTGGCATATCTAAAGATTTGAAAATCGGCGATTTGATTATGGCGAGCCAATTGTGCCAACATGATGTCGACATCACCGCATTCGGTCATCCTGATGGATTTATCCCCGAGAGTTCGGTAATGATTGAATCGGATGCTGATCTACGCTCTTTGGCATCAGAGATTGCGATTGATATGGGTGTTGATTTGTATGAGGGGATTATTGCGACGGGAGATCAGTTTGTTGCATCGCCAGAGCGTAAAGCATGGATTGAAAAAACCTTTAATGCCGATGCCTTAGAGATGGAAGGGGCAAGTGTCGCTTGTGTCTGTCATAACTTTGGAGTTCCGTTTTTTGTTCTTCGTTCTATCAGTGACAGTGCTGATGGGGATGCCGGTGTTGATTTCGATACCTTTTTGCAAAGTTCGGCACAGGTGAGTGCCAAATTCATTTTAGAGATGGTAAAACGCATTGGCGATTAA
- a CDS encoding YigZ family protein has product MKTVEKLFSDSIEIKGSKFIAHLIPNTMFDEQMARLRAEHPKAVHWVSASRSLNEFDQIIESSSDDGEPKGTSGKPTLAVLQGHELINAAIITVRYFGGTKLGPGGLVRAYADAANAVYAQAQLHTYEKLVDQSFTCEYSSVSIVEYEITQKGIRCVSKIFGEKGAEFSVEATAEKLEQFYTAVGRTIQKL; this is encoded by the coding sequence ATGAAAACTGTAGAGAAACTATTTAGTGATTCGATTGAGATAAAAGGATCGAAATTTATCGCTCATTTAATACCAAATACGATGTTTGATGAGCAAATGGCACGGTTACGCGCCGAACATCCTAAAGCGGTTCATTGGGTGAGCGCATCTCGTAGTCTTAATGAATTTGATCAGATTATTGAATCATCCAGTGATGACGGCGAGCCTAAAGGGACATCGGGTAAACCGACATTAGCGGTTTTACAAGGGCATGAACTGATTAATGCTGCGATTATCACCGTCCGCTATTTCGGTGGAACTAAACTGGGACCCGGAGGGTTGGTACGAGCTTATGCCGATGCCGCAAATGCCGTCTATGCCCAAGCACAACTACACACGTATGAAAAACTTGTTGATCAGAGTTTTACGTGTGAGTATTCAAGTGTTTCGATCGTTGAATATGAGATAACTCAAAAAGGTATTCGTTGCGTTAGTAAAATATTTGGAGAAAAAGGGGCTGAGTTTAGTGTCGAAGCAACAGCAGAGAAACTGGAACAGTTCTATACGGCAGTAGGGCGTACGATTCAAAAACTCTAA
- a CDS encoding CinA family protein codes for MKRDVIFVGNRLILNEAYERYILRSIKNRLASIDSINYFEESDKGLFLHLEGLLKNESKLIIVTTKSTFTIVGKLLSTVTADNQILKEQMLIPSRASILENGSYLLTHNSSEINVILATEGKELPPILIDDESRLATIHLFNEELLSAQTLLEPLAQNFDVKLEFSELVEGWLKIRIHTRKHGNLSQFIASARGLMHHKVIAATNIAAFIIERLGTHHKKLSFAESCSGGSLAHFFTSQSGASNVFEGSLITYSNTLKANWLAVDDYALEHHGAVSAEVVVEMSEGAMNVSFADYSLAISGVAGPTGGSDTKPVGTVYISARSKTSVHTERFHFEGDRNYIQEQSVLMAVKMLLNIDKELFFA; via the coding sequence ATGAAACGTGATGTTATTTTCGTAGGAAATCGGCTGATTTTGAATGAAGCGTATGAGCGTTATATCCTCCGAAGTATCAAAAATCGCCTCGCTTCAATCGACTCCATCAATTATTTCGAAGAATCGGACAAAGGGCTCTTTTTACACCTTGAAGGTCTCTTAAAGAATGAATCCAAGCTCATCATTGTCACCACAAAAAGCACCTTTACCATCGTCGGAAAACTTCTCAGCACTGTCACCGCCGATAACCAGATTTTAAAAGAACAAATGCTTATTCCATCACGTGCCAGTATCCTCGAAAACGGTAGCTATCTTCTCACCCACAACAGTTCTGAAATCAACGTTATTCTGGCAACAGAGGGGAAAGAACTCCCTCCGATTCTCATCGATGATGAGTCACGTCTTGCCACTATCCACCTTTTCAACGAAGAACTTCTCAGTGCGCAAACGCTTCTCGAACCGTTAGCCCAAAACTTCGATGTTAAACTTGAATTCAGCGAATTAGTCGAGGGATGGCTTAAAATACGTATCCACACCCGTAAACACGGAAACCTTTCTCAATTTATTGCATCCGCACGCGGGCTCATGCATCATAAAGTCATTGCCGCGACCAATATCGCCGCATTTATTATTGAACGTCTGGGGACTCACCACAAAAAACTCTCATTTGCCGAAAGCTGCAGCGGAGGGTCACTTGCCCATTTTTTTACCTCTCAAAGTGGTGCGTCCAATGTGTTTGAAGGTTCTTTAATCACTTATTCCAATACTCTAAAAGCCAATTGGCTGGCAGTTGATGATTATGCGCTTGAACATCATGGTGCGGTAAGTGCCGAAGTGGTTGTAGAGATGTCAGAGGGGGCGATGAATGTTAGTTTTGCCGATTATTCCTTGGCCATCAGCGGTGTCGCAGGGCCTACCGGAGGGAGCGATACCAAGCCGGTCGGAACCGTTTATATCAGCGCAAGGTCTAAAACATCGGTTCATACGGAACGATTTCATTTCGAGGGAGATCGTAACTACATCCAAGAGCAAAGTGTTCTTATGGCGGTAAAAATGCTCCTGAATATAGACAAAGAATTATTTTTTGCCTAA